A genomic stretch from Malus domestica chromosome 15, GDT2T_hap1 includes:
- the LOC103456199 gene encoding protein WVD2-like 5 isoform X2 — translation MDSDNLAATYGLEVAHQNGVHGQAGVVSDDMNGTFSENTMTDTAASNGKIENVDKLDDGVTNSSSIWKAKEANVNPESNGLTVALTIAKEDEVKGSTHPKPAKVHKGQGKSKNEKAPGAKSISPISMKKSKDGNGAEAKASVSNGSAAPNSRPKQPNKSRSFNGRQVQSSNQPEKPDAELSESSVEKAKLKPLKKGSQNQAEGESQSSLSPTEGDKHPRVGTLPNYGFSFRCDERAEKRREFYTKLEEKIHAKEMEKNNLQAKSKETLEAEIRMLRKKLTFKATPMPSFYQEPPPPKVELKKIPTTRAKSPKLGRRNSLPPAVSEAKGNTNGQSSRLSLDQKVPQNTSKGPSPVHPKKPQRKSLPRLPSEKTTLPNAVNERKMTLKAVNEEKTNLIAAMNENATVPTAESETGSHTQDQEAAVPKAKVSEEQSHTDDETADEEQHQPTYMQEPIASEH, via the exons ATGGATTCGGATAATTTGGCAGCCACCTACGGGCTTGAGGTGGCTCATCAAAACGGTGTTCACGGGCAAGCTGGTGTTGTTTCAGACGACATGAATGGGACCTTCAGCGAGAATACTATGACCGATACTGCAGCATCAAACGGGAAAATTGAAAATGTTGATAAGTTGGATGATGGTGTTACTAATAGCTCATCTATTTGGAAAGCCAAAGAGGCCAATGTCAACCCTGAAAGCAATGGTTTGACTGTTGCTTTGACTATTGCTAAG GAAGACGAAGTGAAAGGTTCTACTCACCCAAAGCCCGCCAAAGTGCATAAAGGTCAAGGGAAGAGCAAGAATGAGAAGGCCCCTGGTGCCAAGAGCATCTCCCCAATTTCGATGAAGAAAAGCAAAGATGGAAATGGCGCAGAGGCAAAAGCTTCTGTTTCAAATGGTTCAGCTGCTCCAAATTCACGCCCCAAACAGCCTAACAAGAGTAGATCATTTAATGGGCGACAGGTTCAGTCATCCAAT CAACCTGAAAAACCTGATGCAGAATTGTCTGAAAGCAGCGT GGAGAAGGCAAAGCTGAAGCCTTTGAAAAAGGGATCCCAGAATCAAGCTGAAGGAGAATCTCAATCCTCTTT AAGTCCTACAGAAGGAGATAAACATCCTAGGGTTGGTACACTTCCGAACTATGGTTTCAGTTTTAGGTGCGATGAACGAGCTGAGAAAAGGAGAGAG TTCTATACGAAACTGGAGGAAAAGATACATGCAAAGGAGATGGAAAAGAATAATTTGCAAGCCAAGTCTAAG GAAACTCTAGAAGCTGAGATTAGGATGCTCAGGAAGAAACTGACTTTCAAAGCAACTCCAATGCCAAGCTTCTATCAGGAGCCTCCACCTCCTAAGGTGGAGCTGAAGAAG ATACCAACAACAAGAGCCAAGTCTCCCAAGCTCGGACGTAGGAACAGCTTACCTCCTGCAGTTTCTGAAGCAAAGGGTAATACAAATGGTCAATCTAGCAGGCTTAGTCTGGATCAGAAAGTCCCTCAGAACACTTCTAAAGGGCCCTCCCCTGTGCATCCAAAGAAGCCACAACGGAAATCTCTTCCTAGACTCCCATCTGAGAAGACCACTTTACCTAATGCAGTGAATGAACGAAAAATGACTTTGAAGGCAGTAAACGAGGAAAAGACCAACTTAATTGCTGCAATGAATGAGAATGCCACCGTGCCCACTGCAGAAAGTGAAACTGGATCTCACACCCAAGATCAGGAGGCAGCAGTTCCCAAGGCCAAGGTAAGCGAAGAGCAGTCCCATACAGATGACGAAACAGCCGATGAAGAGCAACATCAGCCCACCTACATGCAAGAACCTATAGCCTCGGAGCATTGA
- the LOC103456199 gene encoding protein WVD2-like 5 isoform X1 — MDSDNLAATYGLEVAHQNGVHGQAGVVSDDMNGTFSENTMTDTAASNGKIENVDKLDDGVTNSSSIWKAKEANVNPESNGLTVALTIAKEDEVKGSTHPKPAKVHKGQGKSKNEKAPGAKSISPISMKKSKDGNGAEAKASVSNGSAAPNSRPKQPNKSRSFNGRQVQSSNQQPEKPDAELSESSVEKAKLKPLKKGSQNQAEGESQSSLSPTEGDKHPRVGTLPNYGFSFRCDERAEKRREFYTKLEEKIHAKEMEKNNLQAKSKETLEAEIRMLRKKLTFKATPMPSFYQEPPPPKVELKKIPTTRAKSPKLGRRNSLPPAVSEAKGNTNGQSSRLSLDQKVPQNTSKGPSPVHPKKPQRKSLPRLPSEKTTLPNAVNERKMTLKAVNEEKTNLIAAMNENATVPTAESETGSHTQDQEAAVPKAKVSEEQSHTDDETADEEQHQPTYMQEPIASEH, encoded by the exons ATGGATTCGGATAATTTGGCAGCCACCTACGGGCTTGAGGTGGCTCATCAAAACGGTGTTCACGGGCAAGCTGGTGTTGTTTCAGACGACATGAATGGGACCTTCAGCGAGAATACTATGACCGATACTGCAGCATCAAACGGGAAAATTGAAAATGTTGATAAGTTGGATGATGGTGTTACTAATAGCTCATCTATTTGGAAAGCCAAAGAGGCCAATGTCAACCCTGAAAGCAATGGTTTGACTGTTGCTTTGACTATTGCTAAG GAAGACGAAGTGAAAGGTTCTACTCACCCAAAGCCCGCCAAAGTGCATAAAGGTCAAGGGAAGAGCAAGAATGAGAAGGCCCCTGGTGCCAAGAGCATCTCCCCAATTTCGATGAAGAAAAGCAAAGATGGAAATGGCGCAGAGGCAAAAGCTTCTGTTTCAAATGGTTCAGCTGCTCCAAATTCACGCCCCAAACAGCCTAACAAGAGTAGATCATTTAATGGGCGACAGGTTCAGTCATCCAAT CAGCAACCTGAAAAACCTGATGCAGAATTGTCTGAAAGCAGCGT GGAGAAGGCAAAGCTGAAGCCTTTGAAAAAGGGATCCCAGAATCAAGCTGAAGGAGAATCTCAATCCTCTTT AAGTCCTACAGAAGGAGATAAACATCCTAGGGTTGGTACACTTCCGAACTATGGTTTCAGTTTTAGGTGCGATGAACGAGCTGAGAAAAGGAGAGAG TTCTATACGAAACTGGAGGAAAAGATACATGCAAAGGAGATGGAAAAGAATAATTTGCAAGCCAAGTCTAAG GAAACTCTAGAAGCTGAGATTAGGATGCTCAGGAAGAAACTGACTTTCAAAGCAACTCCAATGCCAAGCTTCTATCAGGAGCCTCCACCTCCTAAGGTGGAGCTGAAGAAG ATACCAACAACAAGAGCCAAGTCTCCCAAGCTCGGACGTAGGAACAGCTTACCTCCTGCAGTTTCTGAAGCAAAGGGTAATACAAATGGTCAATCTAGCAGGCTTAGTCTGGATCAGAAAGTCCCTCAGAACACTTCTAAAGGGCCCTCCCCTGTGCATCCAAAGAAGCCACAACGGAAATCTCTTCCTAGACTCCCATCTGAGAAGACCACTTTACCTAATGCAGTGAATGAACGAAAAATGACTTTGAAGGCAGTAAACGAGGAAAAGACCAACTTAATTGCTGCAATGAATGAGAATGCCACCGTGCCCACTGCAGAAAGTGAAACTGGATCTCACACCCAAGATCAGGAGGCAGCAGTTCCCAAGGCCAAGGTAAGCGAAGAGCAGTCCCATACAGATGACGAAACAGCCGATGAAGAGCAACATCAGCCCACCTACATGCAAGAACCTATAGCCTCGGAGCATTGA
- the LOC103456198 gene encoding putative L-ascorbate peroxidase 6 isoform X2 — translation MAPITSTVALLCSSTPSIFTPSYSTTFPFNFNFPAKSLSTVNFHANPLPAVKAATSGKDHVLGRRGLVLTLTATLPWLLPFSECTAAKAADEYELMKEEIRKVVTKGKAAGVLRLVFHDAGTYQIDDNSGGMDGSIVYELDRPENKGLKTPFKILEKAKSEVEAVHPVSWADMIAVAGAEAVSICGGPTIQVPLGRLDSKEPDPEGKLPEETLDASGLKQSFQTKGFSTQELVALSGAHTIGNKGFGNPTVFDNTYFKILLEKPSSGSMIGLPSDRALAKDDECLSWITKYAADQNMFFNDFKTAYLKLVNSGARWKSL, via the exons ATGGCGCCAATTACCTCCACCGTCGCCCTCCTCTGCTCCTCAACCCCGTCCATCTTTACCCCCTCTTACTCCACCACATTCCCGTTCAACTTCAACTTTCCGGCCAAATCCCTCTCAACGGTCAATTTTCACGCCAATCCTCTTCCCGCCGTCAAAGCCGCCACTTCAG GTAAAGATCACGTCTTGGGCAGAAGAGGACTGGTGCTTACACTTACTGCCACACTGCCATGGCTGCTTCCTTTCTCTGAATGCACGGCGGCGAAGGCGGCTGA TGAATATGAGCTTATGAAGGAGGAGATTAGGAAGGTGGTGACCAAGGGAAAGGCGGCCGGCGTGCTTCGTTTGGTGTTTCATGATGCCGGGACTTATCAAATTGATGACAATTCAG GTGGTATGGATGGTTCTATCGTTTATGAACTTGATAGACCGGAAAACAAAGGTCTTAAAACTCCTTTCAAG ATTCTAGAGAAAGCAAAGAGTGAGGTGGAAGCAGTACACCCAG TGTCCTGGGCAGACATGATTGCTGTGGCTGGAGCAGAAGcagtttcaatatgtggaggtCCTACAATCCAAGTTCCGTTAGGCAGACTAGATTCAAA GGAGCCTGATCCCGAAGGAAAACTTCCTGAAGAAACTCTGGATGCTTCTGGTCTGAAGCAAAGCTTCCAAACAAAAGGCTTCTC aaCTCAGGAACTTGTTGCTCTGTCAGGAGCCCATACTATTGGAAATAAAGGTTTCGGGAACCCAACGGTTTTTGACAATACATACTTCAAAATTCTTCTTGAGAAACCATCTTCAG GTAGCATGATTGGCCTTCCCTCAGACCGTGCACTTGCCAAGGATGATGAATGCTTAAG CTGGATCACAAAGTATGCCGCGGACCAGAATATGTTCTTCAACGATTTCAAGACGGCTTATCTCAAACTAGTGAATTCGGGAGCCAGGTGGAAGAGCTTGTGA
- the LOC103456198 gene encoding putative L-ascorbate peroxidase 6 isoform X1 codes for MAPITSTVALLCSSTPSIFTPSYSTTFPFNFNFPAKSLSTVNFHANPLPAVKAATSGKDHVLGRRGLVLTLTATLPWLLPFSECTAAKAAESDGSEYELMKEEIRKVVTKGKAAGVLRLVFHDAGTYQIDDNSGGMDGSIVYELDRPENKGLKTPFKILEKAKSEVEAVHPVSWADMIAVAGAEAVSICGGPTIQVPLGRLDSKEPDPEGKLPEETLDASGLKQSFQTKGFSTQELVALSGAHTIGNKGFGNPTVFDNTYFKILLEKPSSGSMIGLPSDRALAKDDECLSWITKYAADQNMFFNDFKTAYLKLVNSGARWKSL; via the exons ATGGCGCCAATTACCTCCACCGTCGCCCTCCTCTGCTCCTCAACCCCGTCCATCTTTACCCCCTCTTACTCCACCACATTCCCGTTCAACTTCAACTTTCCGGCCAAATCCCTCTCAACGGTCAATTTTCACGCCAATCCTCTTCCCGCCGTCAAAGCCGCCACTTCAG GTAAAGATCACGTCTTGGGCAGAAGAGGACTGGTGCTTACACTTACTGCCACACTGCCATGGCTGCTTCCTTTCTCTGAATGCACGGCGGCGAAGGCGGCTGA GTCGGATGGAAGTGAATATGAGCTTATGAAGGAGGAGATTAGGAAGGTGGTGACCAAGGGAAAGGCGGCCGGCGTGCTTCGTTTGGTGTTTCATGATGCCGGGACTTATCAAATTGATGACAATTCAG GTGGTATGGATGGTTCTATCGTTTATGAACTTGATAGACCGGAAAACAAAGGTCTTAAAACTCCTTTCAAG ATTCTAGAGAAAGCAAAGAGTGAGGTGGAAGCAGTACACCCAG TGTCCTGGGCAGACATGATTGCTGTGGCTGGAGCAGAAGcagtttcaatatgtggaggtCCTACAATCCAAGTTCCGTTAGGCAGACTAGATTCAAA GGAGCCTGATCCCGAAGGAAAACTTCCTGAAGAAACTCTGGATGCTTCTGGTCTGAAGCAAAGCTTCCAAACAAAAGGCTTCTC aaCTCAGGAACTTGTTGCTCTGTCAGGAGCCCATACTATTGGAAATAAAGGTTTCGGGAACCCAACGGTTTTTGACAATACATACTTCAAAATTCTTCTTGAGAAACCATCTTCAG GTAGCATGATTGGCCTTCCCTCAGACCGTGCACTTGCCAAGGATGATGAATGCTTAAG CTGGATCACAAAGTATGCCGCGGACCAGAATATGTTCTTCAACGATTTCAAGACGGCTTATCTCAAACTAGTGAATTCGGGAGCCAGGTGGAAGAGCTTGTGA
- the LOC103456198 gene encoding putative L-ascorbate peroxidase 6 isoform X3 — protein MAPITSTVALLCSSTPSIFTPSYSTTFPFNFNFPAKSLSTVNFHANPLPAVKAATSGKDHVLGRRGLVLTLTATLPWLLPFSECTAAKAAESDGSEYELMKEEIRKVVTKGKAAGVLRLVFHDAGTYQIDDNSGGMDGSIVYELDRPENKGLKTPFKILEKAKSEVEAVHPVSWADMIAVAGAEAVSICGGPTIQVPLGRLDSKEPDPEGKLPEETLDASGLKQSFQTKGFSTQELVALSGAHTIGNKGFGNPTVFDNTYFKILLEKPSSGSMIGLPSDRALAKDDECLSICSLFISN, from the exons ATGGCGCCAATTACCTCCACCGTCGCCCTCCTCTGCTCCTCAACCCCGTCCATCTTTACCCCCTCTTACTCCACCACATTCCCGTTCAACTTCAACTTTCCGGCCAAATCCCTCTCAACGGTCAATTTTCACGCCAATCCTCTTCCCGCCGTCAAAGCCGCCACTTCAG GTAAAGATCACGTCTTGGGCAGAAGAGGACTGGTGCTTACACTTACTGCCACACTGCCATGGCTGCTTCCTTTCTCTGAATGCACGGCGGCGAAGGCGGCTGA GTCGGATGGAAGTGAATATGAGCTTATGAAGGAGGAGATTAGGAAGGTGGTGACCAAGGGAAAGGCGGCCGGCGTGCTTCGTTTGGTGTTTCATGATGCCGGGACTTATCAAATTGATGACAATTCAG GTGGTATGGATGGTTCTATCGTTTATGAACTTGATAGACCGGAAAACAAAGGTCTTAAAACTCCTTTCAAG ATTCTAGAGAAAGCAAAGAGTGAGGTGGAAGCAGTACACCCAG TGTCCTGGGCAGACATGATTGCTGTGGCTGGAGCAGAAGcagtttcaatatgtggaggtCCTACAATCCAAGTTCCGTTAGGCAGACTAGATTCAAA GGAGCCTGATCCCGAAGGAAAACTTCCTGAAGAAACTCTGGATGCTTCTGGTCTGAAGCAAAGCTTCCAAACAAAAGGCTTCTC aaCTCAGGAACTTGTTGCTCTGTCAGGAGCCCATACTATTGGAAATAAAGGTTTCGGGAACCCAACGGTTTTTGACAATACATACTTCAAAATTCTTCTTGAGAAACCATCTTCAG GTAGCATGATTGGCCTTCCCTCAGACCGTGCACTTGCCAAGGATGATGAATGCTTAAG TATTTGTTCCTTATTCATATCCAACTGA